In Aulosira sp. FACHB-615, the DNA window AGCAACCCAACATAAATTTATTGATACACAAAAGTTTCTCGGCAATAAAGCCTACATTAAATTACAATCACCATCTTTTGTAGGTTGGGTAGAATGCAGTGTAACCGAACATTTTCCTGTAGTTAATTTACCATTTTTAAACTTCTATACAAGAATTTATTGTTTACTAAAAGCATTGATGTAGAGCAAATGGTGCGATCGCCTGCCTAATTTATCCACAATTTTTTCTCACTTCTAACTTTTGCTGATGGCTAACTTCTAGAGGTAAGAAAATTGTTAAAACTTCGCCATATTGAGGTCTTTGACGCACAATCAGCTTACCGCCAATCGCTTGGAACAAGTGTTTAGTAGCATTTAAATTCAAACTAATTGTCCCTGTTTCTGGTTGAAACATCAGTAATTGCCCCAGAGCTTTCCGAATTGGTGGTGTAACAAATGTATCTGGCGTTTCCGGGTTTTGGCACTGGAGTTGCGGTGACAATTGCAGCTTGAGTTGATCGCCGGCGGGAATAACTTGTACTTGAATATGGCTCCCAGCAGGTAAGCTACGGGTAAAATTCTCCATTAATCCCGTCAGTACCCGATCTAACATTGTCGGATTACTGACTACTGTAGGCAATTGTTGGGGAACCACCACTTCTAAGGTGAGGTTGCGTCGAGATGCAGCTTGTTGCCAACGGGGAATACTCTGTTGCAGAACTTGATGCAGCGACATCGGCGTAAGATGAGTATTAGCCCCTTTTGTAGCAGTACAAGTTTCTAATTCTGCCGCCTTAAACAGCAACTCCATCCGATCAATTTGCTCAGTACACTCATGATCAATAATTTCTAAGCGGTTAACCACAGCCGCAGGTAAGTCACGCCGCTTGAGTAGCAGACGTGTCATGGTGCGAATGGTAGTTAAGGGAGTGCGAACCTCATGAGCAAAGGCTTGCAGCAATTCAACATCGGGAACTGGATGTTGGGTATTGGGAATTGAAGGTTGGGAATGAGGTATGTTGCTTGCGGTTTCCGACTCT includes these proteins:
- a CDS encoding sensor histidine kinase KdpD: MYEWILPSLSEVLADSQSTMAECSPAKAERQWRMSLAATEHLLIESLAITSSATPALVLAAPAPLFSQPILTQNIQTVTFTAKPFNPLALMPFQMPTTTTVAQEHSFQEAVLPILPADPLVSEQFCLVFTEKFRLVLVLAECKNGNKRFSFSFEPQIVHQAWRAIGARVMLTNPDFCAELDGLVQQYSPVAPDYRVAMQFSQLLLQELPEPEVAKESETASNIPHSQPSIPNTQHPVPDVELLQAFAHEVRTPLTTIRTMTRLLLKRRDLPAAVVNRLEIIDHECTEQIDRMELLFKAAELETCTATKGANTHLTPMSLHQVLQQSIPRWQQAASRRNLTLEVVVPQQLPTVVSNPTMLDRVLTGLMENFTRSLPAGSHIQVQVIPAGDQLKLQLSPQLQCQNPETPDTFVTPPIRKALGQLLMFQPETGTISLNLNATKHLFQAIGGKLIVRQRPQYGEVLTIFLPLEVSHQQKLEVRKNCG